The Pseudosulfitobacter pseudonitzschiae genome includes a region encoding these proteins:
- the uvrA gene encoding excinuclease ABC subunit UvrA, giving the protein MAELKNIEVRGAREHNLKSIDVDIPRDQLVVITGLSGSGKSSLAFDTIYAEGQRRYVESLSAYARQFLDMMQKPDVDHISGLSPAISIEQKTTSKNPRSTVGTVTEIYDYMRLLFARVGTPYSPATGKPIEAQQVQDMVDRTMAMKEGTRAYLLAPVIRDRKGEYRKEFIELRKQGYQRVKVNGEFYDLDEPPVLDKKFRHDIDVVVDRIVVREGLETRLADSLRTALNLADGIAVLETAPVGAGGNDDADEPERMTFSEKFACPVSGFTIPEIEPRLFSFNAPFGACPDCDGLGVELFFDERLVVPDQNLKIYDGALAPWRKGKSPYFLQTIEAIAKHYEFDPQTKWKDLDAHVQQVFLFGSGKDEIPFRYDEGGRVYSVTRTFEGVIPNMERRYRETDSNWVREEFERYQNNRPCGTCHGYRLRPEALAVKIGPADRPDELLHAGQVVEMSIREAYAWCETVPDNLTKQKNEIARAILKEIRERLGFLNNVGLEYLTLSRNSGTLSGGESQRIRLASQIGSGLTGVLYVLDEPSIGLHQRDNDRLLGTLKNLRDQGNTVIVVEHDEEAIREADYVFDIGPGAGVHGGRVVAHGTPDQIAANPDSITGQYLTGAREIAVPATRRKGKKKSVKVVKASGNNLQDITVDFPLGKFVCVTGVSGGGKSTLTIETLFKTASMRLNGARQTPAPCETIKGLEHLDKVIDIDQRPIGRTPRSNPATYTGAFTPIRDWFAGLPESKARGYKPGRFSFNVKGGRCEACQGDGVIKIEMHFLPDVYVECETCKGKRYNRETLEVTFKGKSIADVLDMTVEDAQTFFQAVPSIREKMDALMRVGLGYIKVGQQATTLSGGEAQRVKLSKELARRSTGRTLYILDEPTTGLHFEDVRKLLEVLHELVDQGNSVVVIEHNLDVVKTADYLIDIGPEGGDGGGQVVATGTPEEVAEVAASHTGRYLKPMLQGRKVAAE; this is encoded by the coding sequence ATGGCAGAGCTGAAAAACATCGAAGTGCGCGGTGCGCGCGAGCACAACCTGAAATCCATTGACGTGGATATTCCGCGCGACCAGCTGGTGGTGATCACCGGCCTGTCGGGGTCGGGCAAATCCTCGCTGGCCTTCGATACGATCTATGCCGAAGGGCAGCGCCGCTATGTGGAATCGCTGTCTGCCTATGCGCGCCAGTTCCTTGACATGATGCAAAAACCGGACGTGGACCACATCAGTGGCCTGTCGCCCGCGATCTCGATCGAACAAAAGACCACGTCGAAGAACCCCCGCTCGACCGTCGGCACCGTGACCGAGATTTACGACTATATGCGGCTGTTGTTCGCCCGCGTCGGTACGCCCTATTCGCCCGCCACCGGCAAGCCCATCGAGGCACAGCAGGTTCAGGACATGGTCGACCGTACGATGGCGATGAAGGAGGGCACGCGCGCCTATCTTCTGGCGCCGGTCATCCGCGACCGCAAAGGCGAATACCGCAAGGAATTCATCGAGTTGCGCAAGCAAGGCTATCAGCGGGTCAAGGTGAACGGTGAATTTTACGATCTGGACGAGCCCCCGGTGCTGGACAAGAAATTCCGCCATGACATCGACGTGGTCGTGGACCGCATTGTGGTGCGCGAGGGGCTGGAAACGCGACTTGCTGACTCCTTGCGCACTGCGCTGAATTTGGCCGACGGCATCGCCGTTCTGGAAACCGCGCCGGTTGGGGCCGGTGGCAATGACGACGCGGACGAGCCTGAACGCATGACGTTTTCCGAGAAATTCGCCTGCCCCGTCAGCGGCTTTACCATCCCCGAGATCGAACCGCGCCTGTTCTCCTTCAACGCGCCCTTTGGCGCATGCCCCGATTGCGACGGGCTGGGGGTCGAGCTGTTCTTTGATGAACGTTTGGTGGTGCCCGACCAGAACCTGAAGATTTACGACGGCGCGCTGGCGCCGTGGCGCAAGGGCAAGTCGCCCTATTTCCTGCAAACGATTGAAGCCATTGCAAAGCATTACGAATTTGACCCTCAGACCAAGTGGAAGGATCTGGATGCGCATGTGCAACAGGTGTTCCTGTTCGGTTCGGGCAAGGACGAAATCCCGTTCCGTTACGACGAAGGCGGGCGCGTTTATTCGGTGACGCGCACGTTCGAAGGGGTCATTCCCAATATGGAACGTCGCTACCGCGAGACCGACAGCAACTGGGTCCGCGAAGAGTTCGAACGCTATCAGAACAACCGCCCCTGCGGTACCTGCCACGGTTACCGTTTGCGCCCCGAGGCGCTTGCTGTGAAAATCGGCCCTGCCGACAGGCCGGACGAATTGCTGCACGCGGGTCAGGTGGTCGAAATGTCGATCCGCGAGGCCTATGCGTGGTGCGAAACCGTGCCAGACAACCTGACCAAGCAGAAAAACGAAATCGCCCGTGCGATCCTCAAGGAAATCCGCGAGCGGCTTGGTTTTCTGAACAATGTCGGGCTTGAATACCTGACCCTCAGCCGCAACAGCGGTACATTGTCGGGTGGCGAAAGCCAGCGAATCCGGCTGGCCAGCCAGATCGGTTCGGGGCTGACAGGGGTTCTTTATGTGCTCGACGAGCCGTCCATCGGTCTGCACCAACGCGACAACGACCGGCTGCTGGGCACGCTGAAAAATCTGCGCGATCAGGGCAATACGGTCATTGTGGTCGAACACGACGAGGAAGCGATCCGCGAGGCGGACTATGTTTTTGACATCGGACCGGGGGCAGGGGTGCACGGCGGGCGCGTGGTGGCCCACGGCACGCCCGACCAGATCGCCGCCAACCCTGACAGCATCACCGGCCAGTATCTGACCGGGGCACGCGAGATTGCTGTGCCCGCGACCCGTCGGAAGGGCAAGAAAAAGTCGGTGAAGGTGGTCAAGGCCTCGGGCAACAACCTTCAGGACATCACGGTTGACTTCCCGCTGGGCAAATTTGTCTGCGTCACCGGTGTGTCGGGCGGCGGCAAATCCACGCTGACGATCGAAACCCTGTTCAAAACCGCCTCGATGCGGTTGAACGGTGCGCGCCAGACACCAGCGCCCTGCGAAACGATCAAGGGGTTGGAGCATCTGGACAAGGTTATCGACATTGACCAACGCCCCATCGGGCGCACCCCGAGGTCGAATCCAGCGACTTACACCGGTGCCTTTACCCCGATCCGCGATTGGTTTGCGGGCCTGCCTGAGTCAAAGGCGCGCGGCTATAAGCCAGGGCGTTTCAGCTTTAACGTCAAGGGCGGGCGCTGCGAGGCCTGTCAGGGCGATGGTGTTATCAAGATCGAAATGCACTTCTTGCCCGACGTTTACGTCGAATGTGAAACCTGCAAGGGCAAGCGGTACAACCGCGAAACGCTTGAGGTCACCTTCAAGGGCAAGTCGATTGCTGACGTGCTGGATATGACGGTGGAAGACGCCCAAACCTTCTTTCAGGCGGTCCCGTCGATCCGTGAAAAAATGGACGCGCTGATGCGCGTCGGGCTGGGCTATATCAAGGTGGGCCAGCAAGCGACGACCCTTTCAGGTGGCGAGGCGCAGCGGGTAAAGCTGTCGAAAGAACTGGCCAGACGCTCGACGGGCCGGACGCTTTACATTCTGGATGAACCTACCACCGGCCTGCACTTCGAGGATGTGCGCAAGCTGTTGGAAGTACTGCACGAACTGGTGGATCAGGGCAATTCGGTCGTGGTGATCGAACACAATCTGGATGTGGTCAAAACCGCCGATTACCTGATCGATATCGGCCCAGAGGGCGGTGACGGCGGCGGGCAGGTGGTGGCCACAGGCACCCCCGAAGAGGTCGCTGAAGTCGCGGCCAGCCACACGGGCCGTTATCTCAAACCGATGCTGCAAGGTCGCAAGGTCGCCGCCGAATAG
- a CDS encoding transketolase has translation MKHLLILVASVAVASTGFAVPALAATATPRVHIKSDPVLLIKNDKNNPGKSEKGKAKGKGPKADKHNDGPKKAKSHKDTNRGHVRGNNGPRKSRDRTDLDRVAREILNVQAPKDRDLRSIITALPLALLGLDTVYADIPEEARLRYRNCPPGLAKKDPPCVPPGLAKQGVTYEQWVDHDDRYYDRLLNDRVDIYRDRDIQPYDQLLLSSGQIANLYDLAPAPLNQRYALIDGMPVLLSMREYDTLLKVNSLARVVDLPDGVGLAPTAALTQAEIQRMYRLPAPATGYNYATVNGEVLVLEDDAFETLQLIRIARAVL, from the coding sequence ATGAAACATCTCCTCATCCTTGTCGCGTCGGTTGCTGTTGCCAGCACAGGCTTTGCCGTGCCCGCCCTTGCCGCCACCGCGACCCCCCGCGTCCACATCAAAAGTGATCCGGTTTTGCTGATTAAGAACGACAAAAATAACCCCGGAAAATCCGAAAAAGGCAAAGCCAAGGGCAAGGGCCCCAAAGCCGACAAGCACAATGACGGACCGAAGAAAGCCAAAAGCCACAAAGACACAAACCGAGGACACGTCAGAGGCAATAACGGTCCCCGCAAGTCCCGCGACCGCACCGATCTGGACCGCGTCGCACGCGAAATCCTGAACGTACAGGCCCCAAAAGACCGCGACCTGCGCAGCATCATCACTGCACTGCCGCTGGCGCTGTTGGGACTGGACACGGTTTATGCCGATATTCCCGAAGAAGCCCGCTTGCGCTATCGCAACTGCCCCCCCGGTTTGGCCAAGAAAGACCCGCCTTGCGTTCCACCCGGACTGGCCAAACAAGGTGTGACCTATGAACAATGGGTGGATCATGACGACCGCTACTATGACCGATTGCTGAATGACCGAGTAGACATCTACCGCGACCGCGACATTCAGCCTTATGATCAGTTGCTGCTGAGCTCCGGTCAGATCGCAAACCTTTATGATCTGGCACCTGCGCCCTTGAACCAGCGCTACGCGCTGATTGACGGCATGCCAGTACTTCTTAGCATGAGGGAGTACGATACTTTATTGAAAGTCAATAGCTTGGCGCGCGTTGTTGATCTACCCGACGGGGTGGGTCTGGCGCCTACAGCAGCGCTGACACAGGCCGAGATTCAGCGTATGTACCGTCTGCCAGCACCCGCCACCGGATATAACTATGCAACTGTGAACGGCGAAGTTCTGGTACTGGAGGATGACGCTTTCGAGACGCTGCAACTGATCCGCATCGCTCGCGCCGTTCTTTGA
- a CDS encoding AI-2E family transporter, with the protein MSQNSTALPVVGIFIIMLIYGLVAAASFLIPVTAAVLAYFVLSRPRRGLERLGIPSALIAFCFTGLIISLISLSLYYFSSPVSMMVRDVPELLEQMQNRIGAAQNGTIKAVAEAAEAVDNMIENSDGLAQKPVEVAVVDEDNSKRQILTLAPQLVSQLLFAVLLLFFLLSSGDFFLQRAVESIGQTKDKTRALEFVTTIERRLGRYLGGITLINAGLGLTIGSCLYALGVNQYIAIGVMAFALNFIPYFGGLAGACIAALLASSQYGAIWSPVLVFLVYMTCTSIEGQVVTPLLISRRMHLNAPVLFLVVAFFAYIWSVIGMIVAVPLLIVAKIILDEIEPMRHLGRFLGDAQDIGANSQTKLEMDILKQGTKSK; encoded by the coding sequence ATGAGCCAGAACTCCACGGCTTTGCCGGTCGTCGGCATCTTTATCATCATGCTGATCTACGGGCTTGTCGCTGCGGCCTCATTTCTGATTCCGGTTACTGCGGCCGTGCTGGCCTATTTCGTGCTCAGCCGTCCGCGTCGCGGTCTGGAACGCCTTGGGATTCCCAGTGCGCTGATCGCATTTTGCTTTACCGGCCTGATCATCAGCCTGATTTCCCTGTCACTTTATTACTTTTCGTCACCTGTCAGCATGATGGTGCGGGACGTGCCCGAACTGCTGGAACAAATGCAAAACCGCATCGGTGCGGCACAGAATGGCACGATCAAGGCCGTGGCGGAAGCCGCTGAAGCTGTTGATAACATGATCGAAAACAGCGACGGTTTGGCGCAAAAACCCGTCGAAGTGGCCGTCGTGGACGAGGACAACTCGAAACGCCAGATCCTCACACTTGCGCCGCAACTGGTCAGCCAGTTGTTGTTTGCGGTGCTTTTGCTGTTCTTCCTGCTCAGTTCGGGCGACTTTTTCCTGCAACGCGCCGTGGAAAGCATCGGCCAGACCAAGGACAAGACCCGCGCGCTGGAGTTTGTCACCACAATTGAGCGCAGATTGGGCCGCTATCTGGGTGGCATCACCCTGATCAACGCAGGGCTAGGGCTAACCATCGGCTCATGCCTGTATGCGCTGGGTGTGAACCAATATATCGCAATTGGCGTGATGGCCTTTGCGTTGAATTTTATTCCTTACTTCGGGGGCTTGGCGGGGGCGTGCATCGCGGCCCTTTTGGCGTCGTCGCAATACGGTGCAATCTGGTCGCCAGTGCTGGTTTTTCTGGTCTACATGACTTGCACCAGCATCGAGGGACAAGTGGTCACGCCGCTGCTTATCTCGCGGCGGATGCACCTGAACGCGCCCGTTCTGTTTCTGGTGGTGGCATTTTTTGCCTATATCTGGTCCGTTATCGGCATGATCGTGGCGGTTCCATTGCTGATCGTGGCCAAGATCATTCTGGACGAGATCGAGCCGATGCGCCATCTGGGCCGGTTTCTGGGCGATGCACAAGACATCGGAGCCAATTCACAAACGAAACTGGAAATGGACATTCTCAAACAAGGAACAAAATCCAAATGA
- the mmsB gene encoding 3-hydroxyisobutyrate dehydrogenase produces the protein MAICRHRCTAKRGQQDAAPAGRQRTETGRNRPMKIGFIGLGNMGAPMAANLAQAGHDVTGFDVAGTTAEGVAQADTINAAATGMDVVITMLPNGAILRDVAAQIIPLMSKGACFIDCSTVDVDSARAVAQDAEKAGILAVDAPVSGGVGGASGGTLTFMAGGSADAFAKAEPLFDIMGQKAVHCGAAGAGQAAKICNNMILGATMIATCEAFALADKLGLERQKMFDVVSTSSGYSWSMNAYCPAPGVGPQSPADNDYKPGFAAELMLKDLGLSQQAAETADADTPMGQLALSLYKTFVEDEGGKGRDFSAMLPRFSKRGRG, from the coding sequence GTGGCAATATGCAGACACCGATGTACCGCCAAGCGCGGTCAGCAAGATGCTGCGCCCGCTGGGCGACAACGCACTGAAACTGGGAGGAACAGACCAATGAAAATCGGATTTATCGGCCTTGGCAACATGGGCGCGCCGATGGCGGCCAATCTGGCACAGGCGGGCCACGATGTAACAGGATTTGACGTCGCAGGCACCACTGCAGAAGGTGTGGCGCAAGCCGACACAATCAACGCCGCCGCCACCGGTATGGATGTGGTAATTACCATGCTGCCCAACGGCGCAATTTTGCGCGATGTAGCGGCCCAGATCATTCCGCTGATGTCCAAGGGCGCGTGTTTTATCGACTGTTCCACCGTAGACGTGGACAGCGCAAGGGCCGTGGCACAAGACGCTGAAAAGGCAGGGATTCTGGCCGTAGACGCCCCCGTTTCGGGCGGCGTTGGCGGCGCCTCGGGCGGCACGTTGACCTTTATGGCGGGCGGCAGTGCAGATGCCTTTGCCAAGGCCGAACCGCTGTTTGACATCATGGGCCAAAAGGCGGTGCATTGCGGCGCGGCAGGTGCCGGACAGGCCGCCAAAATCTGCAACAACATGATCCTTGGCGCCACCATGATCGCCACCTGCGAGGCCTTTGCGCTGGCCGACAAACTGGGGCTGGAGCGACAGAAGATGTTTGACGTGGTCAGCACATCCTCGGGCTATTCATGGAGCATGAACGCCTATTGCCCCGCCCCGGGTGTCGGGCCGCAATCGCCTGCGGACAACGATTACAAGCCGGGCTTTGCAGCCGAACTGATGCTGAAAGATCTGGGGCTGAGCCAGCAGGCCGCCGAAACCGCCGACGCGGACACGCCGATGGGGCAACTGGCGCTGTCGTTGTATAAAACCTTTGTCGAGGACGAAGGCGGCAAAGGCCGCGATTTCAGCGCGATGCTACCACGGTTTTCCAAACGTGGCCGCGGCTGA
- a CDS encoding enoyl-CoA hydratase/isomerase family protein: protein MSDISIRTVGVAGRITLTRPKALNAMTYDMCLAIEDALDRWRDDAAVKLVIIDAEGDRAFCSGGDIAELYATGRKGDFAYGQRFWADEYRLNAKIFTYPKPIVSFLQGFVMGGGVGIGCHGSHRIVGESSQIAMPEVGIGLIPDVGGTLMLALAPERLGEYLGTTAARMGPSDAIFAGFADSYTPQLKWPALIEQLESTGDVTLLNTTSETPETGPLQAQLDDINRHFGGESLGDIRRSLQAEDSDFARAALKSLDRNSPLSMACTIEALHRLRGPSLTIEKALDLEYRFTARAMEHGDFLEGIRAAIIDKDRNPAWQYADTDVPPSAVSKMLRPLGDNALKLGGTDQ from the coding sequence ATGAGCGATATTTCCATCAGAACGGTTGGCGTCGCGGGCCGTATCACCCTCACCCGCCCCAAGGCGCTGAACGCGATGACCTATGACATGTGTCTGGCCATCGAAGACGCGTTGGACCGGTGGCGCGATGACGCTGCGGTGAAACTGGTGATCATCGACGCCGAAGGCGACCGCGCCTTTTGTTCCGGCGGGGATATTGCCGAACTCTATGCCACAGGGCGCAAGGGCGATTTTGCCTATGGTCAGAGGTTCTGGGCTGACGAGTACCGTCTGAACGCCAAGATTTTTACCTATCCCAAGCCCATCGTCAGCTTCCTGCAAGGCTTTGTTATGGGCGGTGGCGTGGGCATTGGCTGTCACGGCTCGCACCGGATTGTGGGCGAAAGCAGCCAGATCGCCATGCCCGAGGTTGGCATCGGGTTGATCCCTGACGTGGGCGGTACGCTGATGCTGGCCCTGGCTCCGGAACGGCTGGGTGAATATCTGGGCACCACCGCTGCACGCATGGGGCCATCTGATGCGATTTTCGCAGGTTTTGCTGATAGTTACACTCCACAGCTAAAGTGGCCTGCGTTGATCGAACAACTGGAAAGCACCGGTGATGTCACCCTGTTGAACACCACGTCCGAGACACCCGAAACCGGCCCCCTGCAAGCGCAGTTGGACGACATCAACCGCCACTTTGGCGGTGAGTCGCTTGGCGATATCCGGCGTTCGTTGCAGGCAGAAGACAGCGACTTTGCCCGCGCCGCGCTGAAATCGCTGGATCGCAACAGCCCGCTGTCGATGGCCTGCACCATCGAGGCCCTGCACCGCCTGCGCGGTCCGTCCCTGACCATCGAAAAGGCGTTGGATCTGGAATACCGATTTACCGCGCGCGCGATGGAGCATGGCGATTTTCTTGAAGGTATCCGCGCTGCGATCATCGACAAGGACCGCAACCCTGCGTGGCAATATGCAGACACCGATGTACCGCCAAGCGCGGTCAGCAAGATGCTGCGCCCGCTGGGCGACAACGCACTGAAACTGGGAGGAACAGACCAATGA
- a CDS encoding acyl-CoA dehydrogenase family protein — translation MDFALTDEQSAIFDMAYGFGQDAIAPHARDWEAQGTIPKDLWPQVGELGFGGLYVSEDAGGAGLGRLDATLVFEALSMACPSVAAFLSIHNMCARMIDSFASDEMKARVLPDVIAMNTVLSYCLTEPGSGSDAAALKTRAERTNEGYSLNGTKAFISGGGYSDAYVCMVRTGDAGAGGVSTVYVKDGTKGLSFGALEDKMGWRSQPTAQVQFDNCNISSTDLIGEEGKGFKYAMMGLDGGRLNIAACSLGAAQTALTATLNYMGERKAFGQSIDQFQGLQWRLADMEIELQAARVFLRQAAWKMDQGAPDATKFCAMAKKFVTDTGSKVVDQCLQLHGGYGYLADYGIEKLVRDLRVHQILEGTNEIMRVIVARDMLKNR, via the coding sequence ATGGATTTCGCACTGACAGACGAACAATCAGCCATTTTCGACATGGCCTATGGCTTTGGCCAAGATGCCATCGCACCCCATGCCCGCGACTGGGAGGCCCAAGGCACCATTCCCAAAGACCTTTGGCCCCAAGTGGGTGAATTGGGCTTTGGCGGGCTGTATGTGTCGGAAGACGCAGGCGGTGCCGGCCTGGGCCGTCTGGACGCCACATTGGTGTTCGAAGCGCTTAGCATGGCCTGCCCATCCGTCGCCGCGTTCCTGTCCATTCACAACATGTGCGCGCGCATGATCGACAGTTTTGCCAGCGACGAGATGAAAGCGCGGGTGCTGCCCGATGTTATCGCGATGAACACTGTACTTAGCTATTGTTTGACCGAACCGGGATCGGGATCGGATGCCGCCGCGCTGAAAACCCGCGCTGAACGGACGAACGAAGGCTACAGCCTGAATGGAACCAAAGCGTTCATTTCGGGCGGTGGCTATTCTGATGCCTATGTTTGCATGGTGCGCACCGGTGATGCAGGTGCGGGCGGCGTCAGCACCGTCTACGTCAAGGACGGCACAAAGGGGCTGTCCTTTGGTGCGTTGGAGGACAAAATGGGCTGGCGGTCGCAGCCCACGGCCCAAGTGCAGTTCGACAACTGCAATATCTCCAGCACCGATTTGATCGGGGAAGAGGGCAAGGGTTTCAAGTATGCGATGATGGGACTGGACGGGGGGCGTTTGAACATTGCCGCCTGTTCACTGGGTGCGGCCCAGACCGCATTGACCGCGACACTGAATTACATGGGTGAACGCAAGGCATTCGGCCAAAGCATCGACCAGTTTCAGGGCCTGCAATGGCGTCTGGCCGATATGGAGATCGAACTGCAAGCTGCACGGGTCTTTTTGCGTCAGGCCGCGTGGAAAATGGACCAGGGTGCGCCTGACGCCACCAAATTTTGCGCGATGGCTAAAAAGTTCGTGACCGACACCGGATCAAAGGTTGTCGACCAATGCCTGCAACTGCATGGCGGCTATGGCTATCTGGCCGATTACGGCATCGAAAAACTGGTGCGCGATTTGCGTGTTCACCAGATCCTTGAAGGCACCAACGAAATCATGCGCGTCATCGTCGCACGCGATATGTTGAAAAACCGATGA
- a CDS encoding CoA-acylating methylmalonate-semialdehyde dehydrogenase, with protein MQELTHYLNGEHVKGTSGRFADVMNPSTGEVQARVPLANGAELDKAVEYASAAQPKWAATNPQRRARVLMKFVDLLNRDMDKLAEALSREHGKTLPDAAGDVQRGLEVVEYCIGAPQLLKGEYTDSAGPGIDMYSMRQALGVTAGITPFNFPAMIPMWMFAPAIACGNAFILKPSERDPSVPLMLAELLEEAGLPKGIIQVVNGDKEAVDAILHHDVIQSVGFVGSTPIAEYIYATGCANGKRVQCFGGAKNHMIIMPDADMDQAADALIGAGYGAAGERCMAISVAVPVGDETADRLMEKLIPRVEKLKVGPYTAGNDVDYGPVVTAAAKANIERLVQTGIDQGAKLVVDGRGFKLQGYEDGYFIGPHLFDHATKDMDIYTQEIFGPVLTCVRAKDYEEALGLAMDHEYGNGTAIFTRDGDAARDFANRINVGMVGINVPIPVPLAYHTFGGWKKSVFGDLNQHGPDAFKFYTRTKTVTARWPSGIKEGGEFSIPVME; from the coding sequence ATGCAAGAGTTGACCCACTATCTGAACGGCGAACACGTCAAAGGCACCTCGGGCCGCTTTGCCGACGTGATGAACCCGTCCACAGGCGAGGTGCAGGCCCGCGTACCGCTGGCCAATGGCGCAGAACTGGACAAAGCTGTGGAATACGCTAGTGCTGCCCAACCCAAATGGGCCGCCACCAACCCCCAGCGCCGCGCCCGCGTGCTGATGAAATTCGTCGACCTGCTGAACCGAGACATGGACAAGCTGGCCGAAGCGCTCAGCCGCGAACACGGCAAGACCCTGCCCGACGCTGCCGGTGACGTTCAGCGCGGTCTGGAAGTGGTTGAATATTGCATCGGCGCGCCGCAATTGCTCAAAGGTGAATATACCGACAGCGCAGGCCCCGGCATCGACATGTATTCCATGCGTCAGGCCCTGGGCGTGACGGCGGGCATCACGCCCTTCAACTTTCCCGCCATGATCCCGATGTGGATGTTTGCGCCCGCCATTGCCTGCGGCAACGCCTTTATCCTCAAGCCGTCCGAGCGCGACCCCTCGGTGCCGCTGATGCTGGCCGAACTGCTGGAAGAAGCAGGCCTGCCCAAAGGCATCATTCAGGTGGTGAACGGCGACAAGGAAGCCGTTGACGCGATCCTGCACCACGATGTGATCCAGTCGGTGGGCTTTGTCGGCTCGACCCCGATTGCGGAATACATCTATGCCACGGGCTGCGCCAACGGCAAGCGCGTCCAGTGCTTTGGCGGTGCCAAGAATCACATGATCATCATGCCCGACGCCGACATGGATCAGGCCGCCGATGCGCTGATCGGTGCCGGTTACGGTGCGGCCGGCGAACGCTGCATGGCAATCTCGGTTGCGGTGCCCGTGGGCGACGAAACGGCCGATCGTCTGATGGAAAAACTGATCCCGCGCGTCGAAAAGCTGAAAGTTGGCCCCTACACGGCTGGCAACGACGTGGATTACGGCCCCGTCGTGACGGCTGCGGCCAAGGCAAACATCGAGCGTCTGGTACAAACAGGCATCGACCAAGGCGCAAAGCTGGTTGTCGATGGCCGTGGATTCAAGCTGCAAGGCTATGAAGACGGCTATTTCATCGGCCCGCACCTGTTCGACCATGCCACCAAGGATATGGACATCTACACACAGGAAATCTTTGGCCCCGTTCTGACCTGCGTGCGCGCCAAGGATTACGAAGAGGCGCTGGGTCTGGCGATGGATCACGAATACGGCAACGGCACCGCGATCTTTACCCGCGATGGCGATGCGGCGCGTGATTTCGCCAACCGGATCAACGTCGGCATGGTCGGCATCAACGTGCCGATCCCTGTGCCGCTGGCCTATCACACCTTTGGCGGCTGGAAAAAATCGGTCTTTGGCGACCTGAACCAGCACGGCCCCGACGCGTTCAAATTCTACACGCGCACCAAAACCGTGACCGCACGCTGGCCCTCGGGCATCAAGGAAGGCGGCGAATTCTCGATCCCTGTTATGGAATAA
- a CDS encoding LysR family transcriptional regulator: METRWDDLRLFLAIAREASLTAAGKTLRLDPATLGRRMVRLEASLGATLFVKSPQGYALTEAGVTLMDKAEAAEAAMRAATSTLSGAQSDRLTGQVRIGAPDGCANYLMPQVCADLADLHPDLDIQVVALPRVFNLSRREADLAIGVSAPTAGRLTVQKITDYRLHLAAADSYLARHPQITTAADLQGHRIVGYIPDMIFDRELDYLADIGLPRTALASNSVSVQLNLLRAGGGVGIVHDFALPAATGLRRILTDRISLTRAFYLIRHADDRNNARLTRFADDLVAGLRVELARLEAHA, encoded by the coding sequence ATGGAAACCCGTTGGGACGATCTGCGGCTGTTTCTGGCCATCGCCCGCGAGGCCAGCCTGACCGCAGCGGGCAAGACGCTGCGGCTGGACCCCGCCACGCTGGGCCGCCGGATGGTGCGATTGGAGGCGTCATTGGGGGCCACATTGTTCGTGAAATCCCCCCAAGGCTATGCGCTGACCGAAGCAGGCGTGACCCTGATGGACAAGGCCGAGGCAGCCGAGGCCGCGATGCGCGCGGCCACATCGACGCTGTCGGGGGCACAGTCGGACCGGCTGACGGGGCAGGTGCGCATCGGGGCACCTGATGGCTGTGCCAACTATCTGATGCCGCAGGTTTGCGCCGATCTGGCCGATCTGCACCCCGATCTGGACATCCAGGTGGTCGCTTTGCCGCGCGTCTTCAACCTGTCGCGCCGCGAGGCGGATCTGGCCATCGGCGTCAGCGCGCCCACGGCGGGCCGGCTGACCGTGCAAAAGATCACCGATTACCGCCTGCATCTCGCCGCTGCCGACAGCTATCTGGCGCGGCATCCGCAGATAACGACCGCCGCTGACCTGCAAGGGCATCGGATCGTCGGTTATATCCCCGATATGATCTTTGATCGCGAGCTGGATTATCTGGCCGACATCGGCCTGCCGCGCACGGCACTGGCGTCGAATTCGGTTTCGGTCCAGCTGAACCTGTTGCGCGCGGGGGGCGGGGTGGGAATTGTCCACGACTTTGCATTGCCCGCAGCCACCGGTCTGCGCCGCATCCTGACCGACCGGATCAGCCTGACCCGTGCCTTTTACCTGATCCGTCATGCAGATGATCGCAACAATGCGCGGCTGACGCGTTTTGCCGATGATCTGGTGGCGGGCTTGCGCGTGGAACTGGCCCGACTCGAGGCACACGCTTGA